A window of Pectobacterium carotovorum genomic DNA:
AGGACAAACGCAGCGGCGATTACCTGTTCTGGCTGGATACGCAGGCCAGTCTGGTGCGTCTCGCGCTGGGGCTGGGGATCGCCAGCCTGTTGAGCCTGCTGTTCGGGATTGCGGCCGGGGCTTTCCCGCTGTTTCGCGCGTCACTCTCGCCGCTGATGACCGTACTGTCGATGATCCCGCCGCTGGCGATTTTGCCCATTCTCTTCATCGTTTTCGGGCTGGATGAACTCTCGAAAGTGATGCTGATCGTGATTGGGGTTACGCCGATGCTGGCGCGCGACCTCGAACAGCGCGCTCGCAACATACCGCAGGAAACGTTGATTAAAGCGCAGACGCTGGGGGCGAACAGTTGGGTCGTGGTGCTGCGGGTCATCCTGCCGCAGCTACTGTCGCGGCTGTTGATTTCACTGCGGCTGCTGCTGGGCGCGGCGTGGCTGTTCCTGATTTCTGCCGAAGCGATTTCGGCAACGGCAGGGTTGGGCTACCGCATCTTTTTGGTACGCCGCTATCTGGCGATGGATGTGATTCTGCCTTACGTCGTGTGGATCACGCTGCTGGCATGGCTCATGGATATGGCGCTGCGGTGGCTGCATCGTCGCTGGTTCCCGTGGTCAGAGGAAAGCAAAGCATGAGTTTTATCGAGATCGATAATATCTGGCAGGAATACGGCGACCACGTCGTGCTGGAACGGCTCAACCTGAACGTTGAGGAAGGGGAGTTTTGCACGATGGTTGGGGCATCCGGCTGCGGTAAATCCACCTTTCTGCGCCTGCTGCTGGGGCAAGAAACGCCCAGCCGCGGTGAAGTGCGGCTCGAAGGGAAGCGGCTGCCCGCTGAACCGGATGCCAGTCGCGGTGTGGTGTTTCAGCGGTATTCGGTTTTCCCACATTTGACCGTGCTGGAAAACGTGGTGATTGGGCTGGAGATCCCGCGTTCCCCTTGGCTCGGCAGGTTGTTTGGACAGCGCAAACAGGCGGCGCGAGACAATGCCGCGCGGATGCTGGAGCGCGTCGGGCTGGGACATTCCATGCACAAATACCCCAACCAACTTTCTGGCGGCATGCAGCAACGGCTTGCGATTGCGCAGGCGTTTATTGTCCAGCCGCGCATCCTGCTGCTCGATGAACCCTTTGGGGCGCTGGACCCAGGTATTCGCGGCGATATGCACACGCTGCTGCTGGAGCTGTGGCGAGAAACCCGCTTAACGGTCTTTATGGTCACCCACGATTTGCCGGAAGGTTTCCATCTCGGCACGCGTTTGCTGGTGTTCGACAAAGTGCGAGTCGACCCGCATGCGCCGGAAGCCTATGGCGCACGTATTACCTATGACATCCCGCTTAATCAGGAGCGTCTCGCTACGCGCCAGCGTGCGCTGACGCTAGTGCCTCCTGTAGTCAGCGCGGCGACATCCCCTATTTGAGGAGCTTTCGGTTATGACAGCGATACAGACATCGACAAACACATCGACAGGCCGAACAACGTTTGATGAAGAAATCGTGCCGGGCGGAGGACATACCTCTTTCATTCTCAAGCGTGGACAGATTCTGCGTATCGAAGATGTGGAAGGCGGCGGCAATGTTGGCCTGCTGCTGTTTAACGCGCACCAGCCCAGCGAACGCCTGAACCTGCCGGATACCCTGAAAGGGCAACATACCGCCAAATTAACGGCTGGGCACTGTCTCTATTCCGATATGGGACGCGTGCTGGCGGCAATCATTACCGACACCTGCGGCTGGCACGACAGCTTCGGCGGCGTGCTCAATGCGCAGGAAGTGCAGGAGAAATACGGGCAGGGGCGTTATCAGGAATTGCGCAACGGTTTTTTCCGTAATGGCATGGATAACCTGCTGGTCGAGATGGGGAAATGGAATCTCAATCTGCAAGATCTGCTGATGACCATCAACCTGTTCAGCAAAATCACCGTGGATGCGCAAGGGCAATTCCATTTTCATACTAATCATTCTCAGGCGGGAAACTACATCGAGCTGTATGCGCCGATGGATACGCTGGTGGTGCTGACCGCCTTGCAACACCCGATGGATCCTAACCCGACCTATGCGCCGCGCCCGATTGCGCTCACATGGAGTCGGGCGGAAGGCGAGGATGTCGCTGCGTACTGCCGTGCGTTCCGTGAGGAAAATGCACGCGCGTTTCACAATACCGAACGCTTTTGCCTGT
This region includes:
- a CDS encoding ABC transporter permease subunit, encoding MRLINRYPSRGGRLLLVLLPFVVLLVLYLIGSALRLEANPNDKLLPSLGQMAEAIQRMALTEDKRSGDYLFWLDTQASLVRLALGLGIASLLSLLFGIAAGAFPLFRASLSPLMTVLSMIPPLAILPILFIVFGLDELSKVMLIVIGVTPMLARDLEQRARNIPQETLIKAQTLGANSWVVVLRVILPQLLSRLLISLRLLLGAAWLFLISAEAISATAGLGYRIFLVRRYLAMDVILPYVVWITLLAWLMDMALRWLHRRWFPWSEESKA
- a CDS encoding ABC transporter ATP-binding protein; protein product: MSFIEIDNIWQEYGDHVVLERLNLNVEEGEFCTMVGASGCGKSTFLRLLLGQETPSRGEVRLEGKRLPAEPDASRGVVFQRYSVFPHLTVLENVVIGLEIPRSPWLGRLFGQRKQAARDNAARMLERVGLGHSMHKYPNQLSGGMQQRLAIAQAFIVQPRILLLDEPFGALDPGIRGDMHTLLLELWRETRLTVFMVTHDLPEGFHLGTRLLVFDKVRVDPHAPEAYGARITYDIPLNQERLATRQRALTLVPPVVSAATSPI
- a CDS encoding urea carboxylase-associated family protein, which produces MTAIQTSTNTSTGRTTFDEEIVPGGGHTSFILKRGQILRIEDVEGGGNVGLLLFNAHQPSERLNLPDTLKGQHTAKLTAGHCLYSDMGRVLAAIITDTCGWHDSFGGVLNAQEVQEKYGQGRYQELRNGFFRNGMDNLLVEMGKWNLNLQDLLMTINLFSKITVDAQGQFHFHTNHSQAGNYIELYAPMDTLVVLTALQHPMDPNPTYAPRPIALTWSRAEGEDVAAYCRAFREENARAFHNTERFCL